A portion of the Cervus elaphus chromosome X, mCerEla1.1, whole genome shotgun sequence genome contains these proteins:
- the ZCCHC12 gene encoding zinc finger CCHC domain-containing protein 12, with amino-acid sequence MTSIIARVGNSQRQNAPLPPWAHSMLRSLERSLGPLMAILAERNLKLFSGRVVPAQGEETFENWLIQVNEVLPDWNMSEEEKLRRLIKTLRGPAREVMLLLQAANPNLSVADFLHAMKLVFGESESSVTAHSKFFNTLQAQGEKASLYVIRLEVQLQNAIQAGIIAQKDANQSRLHQFLLGAELNGDLRFRLKNLLRMYANEQERLPTFLELIRMIREEEDWDDTFIKQKRAKRSESVVARATSPVALGGSPPIVIDNKDCNVIEIDDTPDDSDEDVILVEESQDLPLSFSDSPPPRCRARPQDQVLIIDSPNNSQPPSPCTSGGSGYKNDGPGNMRRTRKRKHTICCSYCGEEGHSKESCDNESNKAQMFENLIITLQELAHSEERSREAPVEPSDPFELQ; translated from the coding sequence ATGACTAGCATCATTGCGCGCGTGGGTAACAGCCAGCGGCAAAACGCACCCTTGCCACCTTGGGCCCATTCTATGCTAAGGTCTCTGGAGAGGAGTCTTGGTCCTTTAATGGCCATCCTGGCAGAGAGAAACCTGAAATTGTTCTCGGGGAGGGTGGTGCCAGCCCAGGGGGAAGAAACCTTTGAGAACTGGCTGATCCAAGTCAATGAGGTCTTGCCAGATTGGAATATGTCTGAAGAGGAAAAGCTCAGGCGCTTGATTAAAACCCTGAGGGGCCCCGCACGGGAGGTGATGCTTTTGCTGCAGGCGGCCAACCCCAACCTCAGCGTGGCAGATTTCTTGCACGCCATGAAATTGGTGTTTGGGGAGTCTGAAAGCAGTGTGACTGCTCATAGTAAATTTTTTAACACCCTGCAGGCGCAAGGGGAGAAAGCCTCCCTTTATGTGATCCGTTTAGAGGTGCAGCTCCAGAATGCTATTCAGGCAGGGATCATAGCTCAGAAAGACGCCAACCAGTCTCGCCTGCACCAGTTCCTTTTAGGGGCCGAGCTGAATGGGGACCTGCGCTTCAGGCTGAAGAATCTTCTCAGGATGTATGCAAATGAGCAGGAGCGTCTCCCCACTTTCCTGGAGTTAATCAGGATGATAAGGGAGGAAGAGGATTGGGATGACACTTTCATTAAACAGAAGCGGGCCAAGAGATCTGAGTCAGTGGTGGCAAGGGCAACTAGCCCAGTGGCACTTGGGGGCTCCCCACCCATAGTGATTGATAATAAAGACTGTAACGTGATCGAGATAGATGATACCCCCGATGACTCAGATGAGGATGTGATCCTGGTGGAGGAGTCTCAGGACCTTCCACTTTCATTCTCGGATTCTCCTCCCCCCAGATGCAGGGCCAGACCTCAGGATCAAGTGCTAATCATTGATTCCCCCAACAATTCCCAGCCTCCATCTCCTTGCACCAGTGGGGGTTCTGGGTATAAGAATGATGGTCCTGGGAATATGCGTAGAACCAGGAAACGAAAACACACAATTTGCTGTTCATATTGTGGTGAAGAGGGCCACtcaaaggaaagctgtgacaacgAGAGCAACAAGGCCCAGATGTTTGAAAATCTGATCATCACCCTGCAGGAGCTGGCACATAGCGAGGAGAGGTCAAGAGAGGCCCCTGTCGAACCCAGTGACCCTTTTGAGCTACAGTGA